The following proteins are encoded in a genomic region of Takifugu rubripes chromosome 21, fTakRub1.2, whole genome shotgun sequence:
- the phyhip gene encoding phytanoyl-CoA hydroxylase-interacting protein, with the protein MTEMDAPLSTPCNIQICEVTCDSFRIMWDMTPEDTTRATHFFIDLSRKECGDPNRFKHRDVPTKLVAKAVPLPMAVRGHWFLSPRTEYCVAVQTAIRQPDGEYQVSEWSQVVEFSTGDYAMEHLQQLLDKATGSAGRLLKFSVFYRNQHPEYFDFVRRECGGLMRPALKDCSGSHGSPINSKLHGVFFSCNTEFDTGLPSRDSPYGPLRFHIPAGRLLNPNISLYFADFYCMYTAYHYVVLVLAPVGSEGDTFCRPRLPMLDLASNPFLTYTEPHRPGEEPVFCHASDVILEVLFTDPVPLDQGSVEQISGHHQLMSLTTANAKKDPSCKVCNISVGR; encoded by the exons ATGACAGAAATGGACgcccctctctccaccccctgTAATATCCAGATTTGTGAGGTGACCTGCGACTCTTTCCGGATCATGTGGGACATGACCCCCGAGGACACGACCAGGGCCACACACTTCTTCATCGACCTCAGTCGCAAAGAATGCGGAGACCCAAACCGCTTTAAACACCGG GATGTCCCCACCAAACTTGTGGCCAAGGCGGTGCCGCTTCCCATGGCCGTGAGAGGTCACTGGTTCCTCAGCCCCAGGACAGAGTACTGCGTGGCCGTCCAGACCGCCATCCGACAGCCGGACGGCGAATACCAAGTGTCAGAGTGGAGCCAAGTGGTGGAGTTCAGCACAGGAG ATTATGCCATGGAACACCTACAGCAGCTTCTTGACAAGGCCACCGGCTCTGCAGGGAGGCTGCTGAAATTCTCTGTCTTTTATCGCAACCAGCATCCAGAATACTTTGACTTTGTCAG gAGGGAGTGTGGAGGTCTGATGCGTCCGGCCCTGAAAGACTGCAGCGGCAGTCATGGTTCTCCCATCAACAGCAAGCTACACGGAGTCTTCTTCAGTTGCAACACAGAGTTTGATACGGGCCTTCCGTCCAGGGACTCCCCCTACGGCCCCCTGCGCTTTCACATCCCTGCTGGACGCCTGCTGAACCCCAACATCAGCCTGTACTTTGCAGACTTCTACTGTATGTACACAGCCTATCACTATGTGGTCCTGGTGCTGGCCCCCGTTGGCTCGGAGGGAGACACGTTCTGTCGCCCTCGTCTCCCCATGTTGGACTTGGCCTCGAACCCCTTTCTCACATACACTGAGCCCCACAGGCCCGGGGAGGAGCCCGTCTTCTGCCACGCCAGTGACGTCATACTGGAGGTGCTCTTCACAGACCCGGTTCCCTTGGACCAGGGCAGCGTGGAGCAGATCAGCGGGCACCACCAGCTCATGAGTCTGACCACAGCCAACGCCAAGAAGGACCCGAGCTGCAAAGTGTGCAATATCAGCGTGGGACGCTGA
- the polr3d gene encoding DNA-directed RNA polymerase III subunit RPC4, giving the protein MADLGSGENSGQHVPNSSGRGRGVLAGRRPSATISPGRLPSVRSRDLTLGGVKKKTFTPNIIGRKVKEESKVDSGTRSEKRDGERGRGPRERGRGRGRLEVIQSHSIFEQGPAEMTMKKRSAYENEKDAPSMGPSPIINIKKEKRETEEETKEILRKLERDNFIDDPFLRSEQKSCPVQLPLAISGWGFKEEFSSADLKVEKVEDGEPMETTVEVKQEPEEIEIKKSEAIFKPPPLPEPEVLSDLLHRWSLSKRDELFFVQLPDSLPGQPPTKEHRPVKTEVQSEDGQSVLLKTEAEGEEEEENCCSLKDLRDGLVGKMLVRRSGRVQLILGQVTLDVSLGTTCSFLQELVSVGTEGRTGYLSVLGNVKHKMVCSPDFEALLERSA; this is encoded by the exons ATGGCAGATTTAGGATCGGGTGAAAACAGCGGTCAGCATGTTCCTAACTCCAGCGGCAGGGGGAGGGGCGTTCTGGCAGGACGTCGACCATCAGCCACCATCTCTCCTGGCCGCCTACCCTCGGTGCGCTCTAGAGACCTGACTTTGGGAGGTGTTAAGAAG AAAACATTCACGCCCAACATAATAGGCCGGAAAGTTAAAGAGGA ATCAAAGGTTGACAGTGGAACGAGGAGTGAGAAGAGGGATGGAGAGCGGGGACGGGGCCCCAGAGAAAGGGGCAGGGGCCGAGGCCGACTCGAGGTCATTCAGTCCCACTCCATCTTTGAACAGGGGCCTGCGGAGATGACGATGAAAAAGAGAA GTGCATATGAAAATGAGAAGGACGCCCCGAGCATGGGACCCTCGCCCATCATTAATATCAAAAAGGAGAAAcgagagacagaagaggagaccAAAGAAATCCTACGCAAGTTGGAAAGAGATAAC tttatagACGATCCCTTCTTGAGGAGTGAACAGAAGAGCTGTCCCGTCCAGCTCCCTCTCGCTATTTCAGGATGGGGATTCAAGGAGGAATTTAGTTCGGCTGATCTTAAGGTCGAAAAGGTGGAAGACGGCGAGCCCATGGAAACCACAGTTGAGG TAAAACAGGAGCCCGAggaaattgaaataaagaagTCGGAGGCCATTTTCaaaccccctcctctccccgaGCCTGAGGTTCTGTCTGACCTGCTGCACAGATGGAGTCTGAGCAAACGGGACGAGCTGTTCTTCGTGCAGCTTCCTGACTCTCTGCCCGGGCAGCCCCCCACCAAAGAGCACAGACCGGTGAAAACGGAGGTGCAGTCAGAGGACGGCCAGTCGGTGCTCCTGAAGACGGAGGCTGAG ggagaagaagaagaagaaaactgcTGCAGTCTGAAAGACTTGCGGGACGGTCTGGTAGGGAAGATGCTGGTGAGGAGGTCTGGACGGGTACAGCTCATACTGGGTCAAGTGACCCTGGATGTGTCTCTGGGAACAACGTGCTCTTTCCTCCAG GAGCTGGTCTCTGTCGGTACCGAGGGAAGAACGGGCTACCTCTCTGTTCTGGGCAATGTCAAACACAAGATGGTTTGTTCCCCAGATTTTGAGGCTCTGTTGGAGAGAAGTGCTTGA